The Patescibacteria group bacterium genome includes a window with the following:
- a CDS encoding transposase, translating to MRKTKFQTNEYYHIYNRGVDKREIFVKGKDYIRFLRGMRDFNDKDTKCPAGHLVSGVVPGANRLVDIICYCLNPNHYHFILRQSMEMGISKFLHKIEMGYAKYFNYRYDRSGALFQGTFKDVHIKSESYLGWLSGYVNGNSEIHGIFLAKDWPWSSYKDYVGLRKGTICDKDIIFGFFKEFEERRTYKEFVDLVIKEASQRKKALKEEFKKCLLE from the coding sequence ATGCGTAAAACTAAGTTTCAAACAAATGAATATTACCATATTTATAATCGCGGTGTAGATAAACGGGAAATTTTTGTGAAGGGAAAAGATTATATCAGATTTTTGCGGGGTATGAGGGATTTTAATGACAAAGACACTAAGTGTCCAGCGGGACACTTAGTGTCTGGGGTTGTGCCTGGGGCTAATAGATTAGTAGATATAATTTGTTATTGCTTGAATCCGAATCATTATCATTTTATTTTAAGACAATCAATGGAGATGGGCATCTCGAAATTTCTCCATAAAATAGAAATGGGATATGCTAAATATTTTAATTATAGATATGATCGTTCAGGAGCGCTATTTCAAGGAACATTTAAGGATGTTCATATTAAATCCGAGAGTTATCTTGGTTGGTTATCTGGCTATGTTAATGGCAATTCGGAAATTCATGGGATTTTTTTAGCCAAGGATTGGCCGTGGAGTAGTTATAAAGATTATGTTGGTTTACGGAAAGGAACGATTTGCGATAAAGATATAATTTTTGGATTTTTTAAAGAATTCGAAGAAAGGAGAACTTATAAAGAATTTGTCGACTTAGTGATCAAAGAAGCGAGCCAAAGGAAAAAGGCTTTAAAAGAGGAATTTAAAAAGTGTTTATTAGAATAA